The Gemmatimonadaceae bacterium genome includes the window CAACTCGCTCGCCATCCATCGACGCCGGCAGAGTCGTTAGGCGTCGGCCTGTCGGCGCCTGCTCTGCTTTCGCGGCGTTGGCGAGCGTGATGAGCGCCACCGCGCCGAGAATGATCGCCGCCGCGACGAGCATGCGTGGAGTGAGCGGTTCGCCCGCCACCGCCCATCCAAGGATGACCGCGATCACCGGATTCACATACGCATATGTCGACGCCTTGGCGGGCGTCGTCGCACTCAACAGATAGATGTACGCCGTGAAGCCGAGCAGAGACCCGAAGGTCAGAAGATAGAGATAGCCGAGCCACGATGCCGTCGTCACGGCGGCAAGCGTGAAATGCTGCGGTTCGCCCGCCAGCGTGCTGACGAGGAGAAAAGCGGCACCGCCCGCGAGCATCTGCATTCCCGTGGCGAGCTGCGCCGACGTCGACCGCGGTGCATAACGACTGAATATCGAGCCCAGCGCCCAGAGGAGCGAGCCGACCACGGGCACGAGCGCGGCACGCACATCGATCCGCGACGCTCCACGCGGAGCAATCGCGTCGGGTCCGATCAGGAGCACCAGACCGATCAGACCG containing:
- a CDS encoding EamA family transporter, translated to MSVSHAKAPAVSRRHVIAAFAALYTIWGSTYLAIHYAVQTIPPFLMGGTRFVIAGLILYALSRQRGAVAPTRAQWRAATVTGVLLLVGGNGAVIWSEQHVASGLVALIVAIVPLWMVALDWLRPGGTRPGRAVFVGLGLGLIGLVLLIGPDAIAPRGASRIDVRAALVPVVGSLLWALGSIFSRYAPRSTSAQLATGMQMLAGGAAFLLVSTLAGEPQHFTLAAVTTASWLGYLYLLTFGSLLGFTAYIYLLSATTPAKASTYAYVNPVIAVILGWAVAGEPLTPRMLVAAAIILGAVALITLANAAKAEQAPTGRRLTTLPASMDGERVA